The Megasphaera stantonii genome includes a window with the following:
- a CDS encoding PD-(D/E)XK nuclease family protein, with product MALTVLFGKGRSGKTEYCFSQMKAEAAQGRRTLLIVPDQASYNAERRFAESLPEKGFMGTQIVGFSRLAYRVFQEKGKDCAFVSELAQKLILQRLLRRHADEFTVLQTAARQDNFVETAGRFIGECRSFCIGPDMLRHAASLLGSQTLSRKLMDIALLYQGYTAYLEERFGSADDTMTVLAREIPSYSFLQGAHVWVDGFQWFTPRQLEVLQAIEQTAAQVTITLTMDPDRVEAQRRETALFHRPYAVYQELRRIFPHLEVRRVAGTDEGGLAVFLNEFFRPVPPVQAEAVKGLILTECGNRILELDAAARRIQALCRRGYRYRDFLILARTGEAYYHIAEEIFAKYGIPFFSDYRRPMTSHPAAEAISSLLDVFTSRWAHEPLFQLLKTDLFPISRCDADDLENYCLAYGIRGYHWLAGEDWQYGRSRYIEEGHGVDEGEEETIRHVNGIRRAVWEALWPCWEEAQEDHSLADWCTLLYRWLYDLGVPQSLQQWKRDDEGAGRAAEGKEHEQVWKRIVAFLHEIVRVCGDDVVPLQEFSQIVKDGLEQLKFSLIPPTLDHVTFTSVERGYTMQARVVFLCGLNDGVFPQRTSEEGMLNDAERRKLEALGVRLGPDSRFRSFQEKFLFYLAAGRAGEQLHLSYILAGDDGGAMEPSSWIRQIEEKGYVDAVGHETGMIEGGREAEFITSLPAALSWLPVMLRPAAEGKETDDVWWALYDWACSHGWKERAAQSVQGLFHRNQPLRLPATLVKRLYAPDGVLRGSVTKFEQYRSCPFAYFARYGLLLEERQMYHFSAPDLGMLVHGALRILGEDLLCEHKQWRDLRAEDIPAACRQATERLAPYIQHDILMSNAYFAQIKERLIQTLARTVRRLCQFSESSQFHMEGLEKAFGRKGSPWEALRFTLPDGLEVIVTGQIDRVDSMRDGDAKYVVVIDYKSGRKQLDLSQVFVGLELQLLTYMYVALLNMGEDAVPAAILYCYVRNDKTSLDHVADEEEKKTLYDKKSRLSGYYLDNSQVMTALDTSMEGYSEFLNLRLKKDGTLSNVSHTMYDEAGWQKLLTLAVARIREIAGRIDSGDIAVRPILLGQASPCRYCPYHAVCRFDAQLPDNGYDVVTIRKEDLLEKLDEGGSEHGVDTGTAGGH from the coding sequence GTGGCGCTGACTGTTTTGTTTGGCAAGGGCCGAAGCGGAAAAACGGAATATTGCTTTTCGCAGATGAAGGCCGAAGCGGCCCAGGGCCGCCGCACGCTGCTCATCGTGCCCGATCAGGCGTCGTATAACGCGGAGCGGCGGTTTGCTGAGTCGCTGCCGGAAAAGGGCTTTATGGGGACGCAGATCGTCGGGTTTTCGCGGCTGGCCTACCGCGTATTTCAGGAAAAGGGCAAGGACTGCGCCTTCGTATCGGAATTGGCGCAGAAGCTCATCTTGCAGCGGCTGCTGCGGCGGCACGCCGACGAGTTTACGGTGCTGCAGACGGCGGCGCGGCAGGATAATTTCGTAGAAACGGCCGGCCGGTTTATCGGCGAGTGCCGTTCCTTCTGCATTGGCCCTGACATGCTGCGCCATGCCGCGTCCCTGCTGGGCAGCCAGACCTTGAGCCGCAAGCTCATGGATATCGCGCTGCTGTATCAGGGGTATACGGCCTATTTAGAGGAACGGTTCGGCAGCGCCGACGATACGATGACCGTACTGGCAAGGGAAATTCCTTCGTATTCCTTTTTGCAGGGGGCTCACGTATGGGTTGACGGGTTCCAGTGGTTTACGCCGCGGCAGCTGGAAGTGCTGCAGGCCATCGAGCAGACGGCGGCGCAGGTGACGATTACCCTGACCATGGACCCGGACCGCGTCGAGGCGCAGCGTCGGGAAACAGCCCTGTTCCACCGGCCCTATGCCGTGTACCAGGAGCTGCGCCGCATATTCCCGCACCTGGAGGTACGGCGCGTCGCCGGGACTGACGAAGGGGGCCTGGCCGTATTTTTGAATGAATTTTTCCGTCCCGTGCCGCCGGTACAGGCTGAGGCCGTAAAGGGCTTGATACTGACGGAATGCGGAAACAGGATACTGGAGCTCGACGCGGCGGCCCGCCGCATTCAGGCCTTGTGCCGCCGGGGATACCGCTACCGCGATTTTCTTATTTTAGCGCGGACCGGCGAGGCCTATTACCATATTGCCGAGGAGATATTCGCCAAATACGGCATTCCTTTTTTCAGCGATTACCGGCGTCCCATGACGTCCCATCCTGCGGCGGAGGCCATTTCCTCCCTGCTGGACGTGTTTACGTCCCGATGGGCTCACGAGCCGTTGTTTCAGCTGCTGAAGACGGACTTGTTCCCTATCAGTCGGTGCGATGCCGACGATTTGGAAAACTATTGCCTGGCTTACGGTATCCGGGGCTATCATTGGCTGGCCGGCGAAGACTGGCAGTACGGAAGAAGCCGCTATATCGAGGAAGGCCATGGCGTAGACGAAGGCGAAGAAGAAACGATACGGCATGTCAATGGCATCCGCCGCGCCGTATGGGAGGCCCTGTGGCCGTGCTGGGAAGAGGCGCAGGAAGACCATTCCCTGGCAGATTGGTGCACGCTGCTGTACCGATGGCTGTACGACCTGGGAGTTCCCCAGTCGCTGCAGCAGTGGAAACGCGATGACGAAGGGGCCGGACGGGCTGCTGAAGGAAAGGAACACGAGCAGGTCTGGAAGCGCATCGTCGCCTTCCTTCATGAAATCGTCCGCGTGTGCGGCGACGACGTCGTGCCGCTGCAGGAGTTTTCCCAGATCGTAAAGGACGGGCTGGAGCAGCTGAAATTCAGCTTGATTCCGCCGACGCTGGACCACGTTACGTTTACGTCGGTCGAACGGGGATACACCATGCAGGCCCGCGTCGTCTTCCTCTGCGGCCTGAACGACGGCGTGTTCCCCCAGCGCACGAGCGAAGAAGGCATGCTGAACGACGCCGAACGGCGGAAGCTGGAGGCCCTGGGCGTCCGGCTCGGCCCGGACAGCCGGTTCCGTTCGTTCCAGGAAAAATTCCTCTTTTATCTGGCTGCCGGCCGGGCCGGAGAGCAGCTGCACCTGTCGTATATTCTGGCCGGCGACGACGGCGGGGCGATGGAGCCGTCGTCGTGGATTCGGCAGATAGAAGAAAAAGGCTATGTCGATGCTGTCGGCCATGAAACGGGGATGATCGAAGGGGGACGTGAGGCCGAGTTCATTACGTCCCTGCCGGCGGCCCTGTCGTGGCTGCCTGTCATGCTGCGGCCTGCGGCAGAGGGCAAAGAGACGGACGACGTTTGGTGGGCCTTGTACGACTGGGCCTGCAGCCACGGCTGGAAAGAGCGGGCGGCGCAGTCCGTGCAGGGATTGTTTCACCGCAATCAGCCCCTGCGGCTGCCGGCGACGCTCGTCAAGCGGCTGTACGCGCCCGACGGCGTCCTGCGGGGCTCCGTTACGAAATTTGAGCAGTACCGCAGCTGCCCCTTCGCCTATTTTGCCCGCTACGGCCTGCTGCTGGAAGAACGGCAAATGTATCACTTTTCCGCCCCCGATCTGGGGATGCTCGTCCACGGCGCGCTGCGCATCTTAGGCGAGGACCTGCTTTGCGAACACAAGCAGTGGCGCGACCTCCGAGCGGAAGATATTCCGGCCGCATGCCGCCAGGCTACGGAACGGCTCGCCCCGTATATACAGCACGACATCCTCATGTCCAACGCCTATTTCGCGCAGATCAAGGAACGACTCATCCAAACCCTGGCTCGGACAGTGCGGCGTCTTTGCCAGTTCAGCGAGTCGTCCCAGTTTCATATGGAAGGGCTGGAAAAGGCCTTCGGCCGCAAGGGCAGCCCGTGGGAGGCCCTGCGCTTTACCTTGCCCGACGGCTTGGAAGTCATCGTCACCGGGCAGATCGACCGCGTCGATTCCATGCGGGACGGCGACGCCAAGTACGTCGTCGTCATCGACTACAAATCGGGGCGGAAGCAGCTCGATTTGAGCCAGGTATTTGTCGGCCTGGAGCTGCAGCTCCTGACATACATGTACGTAGCGCTTCTGAACATGGGCGAAGACGCCGTGCCGGCGGCTATCTTGTACTGCTACGTCCGCAACGACAAGACGTCCCTGGACCACGTAGCCGACGAAGAGGAAAAGAAGACCTTATACGATAAAAAAAGCCGCCTCAGCGGATATTATCTCGACAACAGCCAGGTCATGACGGCCTTGGATACGTCGATGGAAGGCTATTCGGAATTTTTAAATTTGCGGTTAAAAAAAGACGGCACCCTGAGCAACGTATCCCATACGATGTACGATGAAGCGGGATGGCAGAAGCTGCTGACGCTGGCCGTTGCGCGGATTCGCGAAATCGCCGGCCGCATAGACAGCGGCGACATCGCCGTGCGGCCTATTTTATTGGGGCAGGCCAGCCCGTGCCGCTATTGCCCCTATCACGCCGTCTGCCGGTTTGACGCGCAGCTGCCCGACAACGGCTATGACGTCGTGACGATACGGAAAGAGGATTTGCTGGAAAAACTGGACGAAGGAGGGAGCGAACATGGCGTGGACACCGGAACAGCAGGCGGCCATTGA